Part of the Nitrosophilus alvini genome, GTCCATTGAGCCTTAGTTTTCCGCCAGCTTTTATACGCTTGACCGCATCCATCGCCTGGCCGCTTTCAATATTGAAACCGAATCTGCTCCATTGCGGGTAGATACCTGTATCCATATTTAATCTAATTGCTACTGGTATCTCCATACCAAGTTCAACCGCCACTTTTTCAAGATCATTGATCTCATCAAATGTATCTATATGAATTTTTGCACCCTCTTTTGCGGCGGTTATCAGAGAGTCATAAGGCTTATATGGTCCGTTGTAGATAATGTCTTTGCCTTCAATTCCAAGTTCCCTGGCTTTTTCATATTCAAACTCGCTGACAACTTCGGCTATAGCGCCTTCCTGATGAAAAACGGCACATATGGCTTTGAGATAATTTGTTTTGTAACTCCATCCAAATTGCACATTGGGATATCTACTCGAAAAAGCTTCATAAGCCCCGCGATATTTTTCTCTGATGGCTTTCTCATCAAAAATAAAAAGAGGAGAGCCAAATTTTTCTACCATCTCATCAATACTCACACCGCCTATCGTTTTTCTTATCTTCTGTTTGGGCATAGGAACACCAGCTTTACTAAAACCGCTTTCGATTTTTATAATAGTTGGTTTTTCATACGGTTTTTTAGCCATCACTCTCTCCTTTTGTCGCAAGGGTGCTCAGTTTTTCTATATCCGTTATCATCTCATATGTATATCTCACCATCATCTTTCCTGCTTTGTAGTCGCTGTTTGTATCCGTACTTTTATCAAACATCTCTTCTAGTACCCTTTTTGGAAGATTCACACCAACAGCTGTAGCAAAATAGACCCATGCAGGAAATCTAGGATTTATCTCTATCATTATTATTTCATCACCATCCACTATGCATTCAAGTTCGAACGGTCCTTTCCATTTGTATTGCTTTACGAAATTCTCAGCAGTTTTTAAAAGTTTATCATGCTTTATAGTTACACCGTTCCATATTTTTCCGAGATTTGTGGTTGTCATCTTTTTTATGGCCACAAGTCCAAGGACTCCACCCTTACCGTCACCTGCACCTATAACATTTAGTTCTTCGCCGCTTACAATCTCCTGAACAAGTATAGGAAACCCCCATTCGTTTGAGATTTCGGTAAAGTAGTAGACCGCTTCGGGTAGTGACTTTGCTTTGTATGCTTTGTAATAGTTGCCTTTTACAATACAGGGAAGCCCTATCTCTTTTACAGCCTTCGTTAACTGATCGACAGTAAAGACTTTTTTCGTTTCAGGATAGGTTATAGAAATTTTTTTGCTAACCTCTTGCAAATTCTCTTTGCTTCTAAGCTCAAACTGTTCGAGTGAGGGGAGAAAAGTTTTGATACCGGCCTCTTCCAGATCATTTTGGTATTTGATATACTGTGGAAGCTCTGCATCAAGCGTGGGTATAACGACATCGAGTCCGTAACTTTCCTTTATATAAAGAAGCCTGTTGAATATCGGCTCCCACCCCTGTGTGGGAAATGATAAAATGTAGCTTTTGTCTATCACAAAATCCATATAGTTTCCCGGATCTTGCACATCATAACTTAGTCCCACCGTCTTTATAGAAGGATCGGCTTCTTTGAGACTTCTGGCGACACCTATACCGGGACCAGGATTATCCGTATCGTTAATACCGCTTACAGCTACAATCATGACAAAAGTCCGTAAAGTTTCAGTTTCTCTTTAAAATCCAGAACATCATTGAAGGCCTCTTCTTCACTCACATCGTACTCACGGGCAATTTTGTCTGCTATAGATTTTTCGTCCATTCCCTTGGACAGAGACTCTATTATCTCTTTTGCGGTTTCATTGACAGTAAAACTCTCTCCCGTAGTAGGGTCGAAAGCGAAACCGTTTTGATTTATTGCCAGATTTTGCACTCTCATTATCGCCTCCTTCTAATAAAATAATAGCTATAATTTGTTAACATACTGTTAAGTATGTAATAATTATAAAAAAGGAGTAGAGTATGGGAAAAGAGCATACAGAAAAAATAGAGAAAATTATTGAAGCGGTCAAAAAGTCTAACAGAATGGATGAGGAAGAGAAAAAAAGAATAATAGCCAGGCTTGAAGAGTGGAGAGAGGATAAAAATGCCGTTAGAGATATTGCGGCAAAAGCAGAAGAGATATCGGCCAGTCTTATGCCTATACTTGCCGAACTGGGCTTTTTATAATAAAAGGTTCAATTAGGGAAAAGAGAGCATAACAACGGTACCAAAATTTTTTTTGGATTCCGCCTCGATTTCTATATCCATTGCATCACATAAAGTTTTGACTATATGCAGTCCTATCCCACTGCCGCTTTTTTGCTCTTTATAATACCTTTTAAATATCAAATCGACATTTTCAATACCTTTGCCTGTATCCTTGATATAAAGAGTTCTGTTTTTTGTCCAGATTTTTACAGAACCGCCCTCTACATTATATTTACAGGCATTTGTAAGTAAATTGTGAAGTATCTGTTTTATAGCGGCACTGTTTACTTTCACTTCAAAACTTTTGCACTCTACACTTATTTTTATATTCCTGAATTTCAATGAATACTCTTCTGCCATCTCTTTTATCAAAGGGCATATATCTATTTTTTCCATTTTGAATGTTTTTTCTTCCAGCAAAATATTTAAATTTTTATATAAAGATGCTATCTCCTTTGTGCTTGTCTCAATTCTTGAGAGCTCCTTTTTACCCTTGCACAAAGGATCTTTTTTCAAAAGTTTTATATTTAAAAGAATCGACGTTACAGGAGTGTTCAGATCATGTATAAGATCTTTTGCAAACCAGTCCAGACGTTTTATGGTCTCTTGCATAGGCTTTAATGAGAGTTTTGAAAGGTAGAAACTTATCACACCAAAAAGAAAAAGCAAAGAAAATTCGACGACAATTATCTTTAATAGAAGCTTTTTTATGTTTTCGTCAAACTCTTTTCTATCTTTTTTTATCAAAAGATACCCCAAATTGTTTCTGTTGGGTACAATTTTTTCAAAACAGCACTCTGTCAGTTTCAGATTTTGAGGATTGAAATTTTTTATCTCTTTTTTCAATATTTCATATGTAAACCCTTCTCTTTTATAGTTGAAGTTTGAAGTTTTCAACATTCTCGCATATAATATCATCGAAAACTGCTCTTTTGAAATAAACGTCTCTTTTTGTTGTTGAAAATAAAAATATCCGGAAACGGTTATAAGTATCGCAACAGATGCAAAATAGATAGCAAAAAACTTCCAGAAAGCTTTTTTTTCATATGTTTTCAAGCTTCCTCCTCAAGTCTGTATCCGATTCCTCTCATATTTTTTATATCAAACCCCGCTTTTCTCAGCTTGTTTATATGAACACGCAAAGCTTTTTCGCTTATCTCTTCACCTTCGGATATCTTCAAAGCAATCTCCTCTTTACTGATAGTTTTTCCTATATTTTGCAAAAAAACTTTCAACAGCTTCTTTTCGAATGGTGGCAGATGTATCGTTTCACCGTCTCTTTTAATCTCCTCTTTTTCTATATCGTAACTGATATTTCTGTATTTAATAATATTGCTGTGAGAATTGAAACTTTTTTTTATAAGAGCTTTGATTCTTATCAAAAGTTCATCAAAATCGAAAGGCTTTTTTATATAATCATCTGCTCCGGACTCAAATCCCTGCGATAAAGAGTTTATATCAGTAAGAGCCGTTATAAAAATAGCCGGCGTGCTGTTTCCGCTCTCTCTTAAATCTTTTAAAAGTTCGAAACCGTTGATAAAAGGCACTTTCACATCTAAAAGAAGCAGATCATACTCTTTTGCAAATGTCTCATCCAGCGCTTTTTCACCGTCTTTAACCCATGTAACATCAAAATTGTCCGCTTCCAGAAGCTCTTTTAGAGTCTCTCCCAGCGTCACATCATCTTCCACTAAAAGAAGTCTTTTCATGTAGGCTCCACCAAAATTTATTATAAATATAACAAAAAAATAGATATTAAAAGTTAAATTATCAACTTAATAATCAGTCGGAATTTTTAAAAATAAAAAGACTCTTTTTTTTAAATATAATTTTATGATTTCCATTTCTACTCGTTATAATGGGAAATACTGTTCTTTTAAAATTTTTATAAAAATAAAAGCAAAAATTTGTCTTTTTTATCTATTAATACACCTTTTGCACCATTTTAAGGCAAAAAATAGCCAAAATTACTTGAATTTTTTAAAAAAACTCTGTACAATTGAAATGTAAATTTTTTTCATAAAGGATGTACGATGAAAAAAGCCGATTTTATCGCAGCTGTTGCAGAAAAAACAGGGCTATCTAAAAAAGATACCCAAAGAGTTATCGATGCGGCTCTTGAGACAATCACGGAGGCATTGAAGAGTGGCGAAGATGTGTCTTTCATAGGTTTCGGAACATTTACAACTGCTAAAAGAGCGGCAAGAGAAGCAAAAGTTCCGGGTACAAACAAAGTTGTTAAAGTTCCTGCTACAACAGTAGTAAAATTCAGAGTAGGAAAAAAACTAAAAGAAGCGGTTGCAAAATAAACTGACTGCCTGAAACTCATAA contains:
- a CDS encoding ATP-grasp domain-containing protein — protein: MIVAVSGINDTDNPGPGIGVARSLKEADPSIKTVGLSYDVQDPGNYMDFVIDKSYILSFPTQGWEPIFNRLLYIKESYGLDVVIPTLDAELPQYIKYQNDLEEAGIKTFLPSLEQFELRSKENLQEVSKKISITYPETKKVFTVDQLTKAVKEIGLPCIVKGNYYKAYKAKSLPEAVYYFTEISNEWGFPILVQEIVSGEELNVIGAGDGKGGVLGLVAIKKMTTTNLGKIWNGVTIKHDKLLKTAENFVKQYKWKGPFELECIVDGDEIIMIEINPRFPAWVYFATAVGVNLPKRVLEEMFDKSTDTNSDYKAGKMMVRYTYEMITDIEKLSTLATKGESDG
- a CDS encoding PqqD family protein; its protein translation is MRVQNLAINQNGFAFDPTTGESFTVNETAKEIIESLSKGMDEKSIADKIAREYDVSEEEAFNDVLDFKEKLKLYGLLS
- a CDS encoding sensor histidine kinase, producing the protein MKTYEKKAFWKFFAIYFASVAILITVSGYFYFQQQKETFISKEQFSMILYARMLKTSNFNYKREGFTYEILKKEIKNFNPQNLKLTECCFEKIVPNRNNLGYLLIKKDRKEFDENIKKLLLKIIVVEFSLLFLFGVISFYLSKLSLKPMQETIKRLDWFAKDLIHDLNTPVTSILLNIKLLKKDPLCKGKKELSRIETSTKEIASLYKNLNILLEEKTFKMEKIDICPLIKEMAEEYSLKFRNIKISVECKSFEVKVNSAAIKQILHNLLTNACKYNVEGGSVKIWTKNRTLYIKDTGKGIENVDLIFKRYYKEQKSGSGIGLHIVKTLCDAMDIEIEAESKKNFGTVVMLSFP
- a CDS encoding response regulator transcription factor — protein: MKRLLLVEDDVTLGETLKELLEADNFDVTWVKDGEKALDETFAKEYDLLLLDVKVPFINGFELLKDLRESGNSTPAIFITALTDINSLSQGFESGADDYIKKPFDFDELLIRIKALIKKSFNSHSNIIKYRNISYDIEKEEIKRDGETIHLPPFEKKLLKVFLQNIGKTISKEEIALKISEGEEISEKALRVHINKLRKAGFDIKNMRGIGYRLEEEA
- a CDS encoding HU family DNA-binding protein, which gives rise to MKKADFIAAVAEKTGLSKKDTQRVIDAALETITEALKSGEDVSFIGFGTFTTAKRAAREAKVPGTNKVVKVPATTVVKFRVGKKLKEAVAK